The Apium graveolens cultivar Ventura chromosome 11, ASM990537v1, whole genome shotgun sequence genome has a window encoding:
- the LOC141697109 gene encoding putative disease resistance protein RXW24L isoform X1, producing the protein MEDMGREMVKYCAGLPLAIVILGGILVTKPSFTEWEKVYNDSLSSLKKGKGLGENQQEQLFDILVRSYNALPPQLKPCFLYLSKFMEDEWIDAETLYQLWIAEGMVLSSEKREGETMMQVAESYMGELVHRSMVQVRFNDLESSLTKFNSCSLHDLMRDLSLFQAKADEFFETIDLRGGNGTHPNSSGVSQVAKTRQLVVYHERGITTSPYFFKKPNHQQYRSILHLNIDSYESLSPPPGSYLANFKLLRVLALENIRLGRQEVLGIRCGIGRVLGSLVYLRYLSLRGSNLKNFSWIHKLVLLQTLKLDNYNNHLMSPVSSNVLGKLAYLRHLYLPEWSHRNSRKLRFNGMSKLETLENFNNVWCEFKDLPKLSSLRRLKLKVFDHYDKIQEMFEYLSDIALSSNTCIQYLALGIWILDGGFLNDPDMIRQLLWDHKFNLQELSINGQLPELAELSINLTYIDASFTGITKLKLRESCLEEDPMPVLEKIPTLRDLDLGENTYKGKAMVCSAIGFPRLTRLCLWDLGDLEKWKVEEGSMHILEHLEIYNCPNLEELSEGLIYLTSLRTLILREMPSKFYDRVLLENGEQGPDFYKVAHVPDLIIDL; encoded by the coding sequence ATGGAAGACATGGGAAGAGAAATGGTAAAATATTGTGCCGGTCTTCCACTAGCAATAGTGATTTTGGGGGGAATTCTTGTCACAAAACCTTCATTCACAGAGTGGGAAAAAGTGTATAATGATAGTCTATCATCCCTAAAGAAAGGGAAAGGGTTGGGAGAAAATCAACAGGAACAACTATTTGACATTTTAGTTCGGAGTTACAATGCTTTGCCTCCTCAACTAAAACCATGTTTTTTATATCTAAGTAAATTTATGGAAGATGAATGGATAGATGCAGAAACTTTATATCAGTTATGGATTGCTGAGGGAATGGTACTATCCAGTGAAAAAAGGGAAGGAGAGACAATGATGCAAGTCGCAGAATCTTACATGGGAGAACTGGTCCATAGGAGTATGGTTCAAGTGAGATTTAATGATTTGGAATCATCTCTTACGAAGTTTAATAGCTGTTCTCTTCATGACCTTATGAGAGACCTATCTTTATTCCAGGCAAAAGCAGATGAATTTTTTGAAACAATTGATCTTCGAGGAGGAAATGGTACTCATCCCAATAGTTCTGGGGTCTCCCAGGTTGCTAAGACTAGACAGCTTGTAGTTTATCACGAAAGAGGCATTACAACCAGTCCTTACTTTTTCAAGAAACCCAATCACCAGCAGTACCGATCAATTTTACATTTAAATATCGATAGTTATGAAAGTCTGTCACCACCACCGGGGTCTTACTTGGCCAATTTTAAGTTACTAAGAGTTTTGGCTCTTGAAAACATAAGACTTGGTCGACAAGAAGTTTTAGGTATCCGTTGTGGTATAGGAAGGGTATTAGGCAGCCTTGTTTACTTGCGATATCTCAGTCTAAGGGGTTCTAACTTGAAAAACTTTTCATGGATACATAAGTTGGTGCTACTACAGACTCTCAAACTAGATAATTACAATAATCATCTAATGTCACCGGTGTCAAGTAatgttttgggcaagttggcatATTTGCGTCATTTGTATTTACCAGAATGGAGTCATCGTAACTCAAGGAAATTACGGTTCAATGGGATGAGTAAATTAGAGACACTCGAGAATTTCAATAATGTGTGGTGTGAGTTTAAGGATCTACCAAAATTATCCAGTCTTCGGAGACTAAAGCTAAAAGTATTTGATCATTACGACAAAATCCAAGAGATGTTCGAGTACTTATCTGATATTGCCTTGTCATCAAATACCTGTATCCAGTACTTGGCCCTTGGAATTTGGATACTTGATGGAGGGTTCCTAAATGACCCAGATATGATAAGACAGTTGTTGTGGGATCATAAGTTCAACCTTCAGGAATTATCAATAAATGGACAGCTCCCAGAGCTGGCTGAATTATCAATAAATCTTACTTATATTGATGCATCTTTCACTGGTATCACTAAACTAAAATTGAGAGAATCGTGCCTAGAGGAAGACCCGATGCCAGTACTGGAGAAGATTCCAACTTTGAGGGATTTGGATTTAGGAGAGAACACATATAAGGGCAAGGCAATGGTGTGCTCAGCCATAGGTTTCCCACGGCTCACACGGCTTTGTCTGTGGGATCTTGGTGATTTGGAAAAATGGAAGGTGGAAGAAGGAAGCATGCACATTCTTGAGCACTTGGAAATTTATAATTGTCCAAATTTGGAGGAGCTTTCAGAAGGACTCATTTATCTCACTTCCCTTCGGACATTAATATTGAGGGAGATGCCTTCAAAATTCTATGATAGGGTTCTCCTAGAAAACGGTGAACAAGGACCCGACTTTTACAAGGTTGCTCATGTCCCTGATCTAATCATTGATTTATAA
- the LOC141697109 gene encoding putative disease resistance protein At1g50180 isoform X3: MAEAIMSIVVGRLTDLLSEDAQLLQGVKDEIEQVVTELMRMRTFLPDADSRLHDQNIRILLADVRDLAYDAEHAVESLLVKTSSSPGKTMQWINTWKFSRKIKDIQRKTCLLFNRFCDCNIKSTLETPESSGSTHGTPGMLKRFHTFNIVQPEIFVGFEGDVDRLVGHLVDEGDGCYPLISICGMGGLGKTTLAQKIYNHATIKTHFAGLAWVSISQKWQKKQVFQRILICLIHEKKEEIFTWDDEKLVENLLHIQQKKKCLIVLDDIWSEDDWDSIKAAFTAENSLSKLMLTSRNVHVAEYVNPKGLIHQPECLSPDQSWELLQLKALSPRGRH; this comes from the exons ATGGCTGAAGCAATTATGTCCATTGTTGTCGGAAGGCTCACTGATTTATTGAGTGAAGATGCTCAGCTTCTGCAGGGagtgaaagatgaaattgaacaAGTGGTGACAGAACTCATGCGAATGAGGACATTTTTACCAGATGCTGATTCAAGGTTACATGACCAAAATATCCGAATTCTGCTTGCGGATGTACGAGACCTTGCCTATGATGCTGAACATGCTGTTGAAAGTCTTCTTGTCAAAACTTCTTCATCCCCTGGGAAAACAATGCAGTGGATCAACACATGGAAGTTCTCAAGAAAGATCAAAGATATTCAAAGGAAGACGTGTCTTCTCTTCAACCGCTTTTGTGATTGTAATATCAAATCTACATTAGAAACCCCAGAATCATCAGGCTCAACTCATGGAACACCAGGAATGCTAAAGCGGTTTCATACTTTCAATATTGTCCAACCAGAAATATTTGTTGGATTTGAGGGAGATGTTGATCGCTTGGTGGGACATCTGGTTGATGAAGGTGATGGCTGTTACCCGCTTATCTCTATTTGTGGAATGGGAGGTCTTGGTAAGACCACTCTCGCTCAAAAAATATACAATCATGCCACCATTAAGACTCACTTTGCAGGTTTAGCCTGGGTTTCCATTTCACAGAAGTGGCAAAAGAAACAGGTGTTCCAGCGAATCCTTATCTGTCTCATCCATGAGAAGAAAGAGGAAATCTTTACTTGGGATGACGAGAAGCTGGTGGAGAATCTGCTACATATTCAGCAAAAGAAAAAATGTTTGATAGTACTTGATGACATATGGTCAGAGGATGATTGGGATTCTATAAAAGCGGCATTCACTGCTGAAAACTCTTTAAGCAAATTAATGCTTACAAGTCGCAATGTTCATGTTGCTGAGTACGTAAATCCTAAAGGACTCATTCACCAACCAGAATGTCTAAGCCCAGATCAAAGTTGGGAGCTACTTCAGTTGAAAGCACTTTCCCCAAGAGGAAG ACATTGA
- the LOC141697109 gene encoding putative disease resistance protein At1g50180 isoform X2: MAEAIMSIVVGRLTDLLSEDAQLLQGVKDEIEQVVTELMRMRTFLPDADSRLHDQNIRILLADVRDLAYDAEHAVESLLVKTSSSPGKTMQWINTWKFSRKIKDIQRKTCLLFNRFCDCNIKSTLETPESSGSTHGTPGMLKRFHTFNIVQPEIFVGFEGDVDRLVGHLVDEGDGCYPLISICGMGGLGKTTLAQKIYNHATIKTHFAGLAWVSISQKWQKKQVFQRILICLIHEKKEEIFTWDDEKLVENLLHIQQKKKCLIVLDDIWSEDDWDSIKAAFTAENSLSKLMLTSRNVHVAEYVNPKGLIHQPECLSPDQSWELLQLKALSPRGRFLHIDRDF, encoded by the exons ATGGCTGAAGCAATTATGTCCATTGTTGTCGGAAGGCTCACTGATTTATTGAGTGAAGATGCTCAGCTTCTGCAGGGagtgaaagatgaaattgaacaAGTGGTGACAGAACTCATGCGAATGAGGACATTTTTACCAGATGCTGATTCAAGGTTACATGACCAAAATATCCGAATTCTGCTTGCGGATGTACGAGACCTTGCCTATGATGCTGAACATGCTGTTGAAAGTCTTCTTGTCAAAACTTCTTCATCCCCTGGGAAAACAATGCAGTGGATCAACACATGGAAGTTCTCAAGAAAGATCAAAGATATTCAAAGGAAGACGTGTCTTCTCTTCAACCGCTTTTGTGATTGTAATATCAAATCTACATTAGAAACCCCAGAATCATCAGGCTCAACTCATGGAACACCAGGAATGCTAAAGCGGTTTCATACTTTCAATATTGTCCAACCAGAAATATTTGTTGGATTTGAGGGAGATGTTGATCGCTTGGTGGGACATCTGGTTGATGAAGGTGATGGCTGTTACCCGCTTATCTCTATTTGTGGAATGGGAGGTCTTGGTAAGACCACTCTCGCTCAAAAAATATACAATCATGCCACCATTAAGACTCACTTTGCAGGTTTAGCCTGGGTTTCCATTTCACAGAAGTGGCAAAAGAAACAGGTGTTCCAGCGAATCCTTATCTGTCTCATCCATGAGAAGAAAGAGGAAATCTTTACTTGGGATGACGAGAAGCTGGTGGAGAATCTGCTACATATTCAGCAAAAGAAAAAATGTTTGATAGTACTTGATGACATATGGTCAGAGGATGATTGGGATTCTATAAAAGCGGCATTCACTGCTGAAAACTCTTTAAGCAAATTAATGCTTACAAGTCGCAATGTTCATGTTGCTGAGTACGTAAATCCTAAAGGACTCATTCACCAACCAGAATGTCTAAGCCCAGATCAAAGTTGGGAGCTACTTCAGTTGAAAGCACTTTCCCCAAGAGGAAGGTTTCTAC ACATTGACAGAGATTTTTAA
- the LOC141697329 gene encoding putative disease resistance protein At1g50180, which produces MAEAIVSIVVGRLTDLLSEEAQVLHGVQDEIQELVTELMRIKTFLPDANSRLYDQNIRVLLVDVRELAYDAEHVVETFLIKASFNERKKRKQENKCRIKIKDMQRKMSVIYNRFGDNNIKSTLKSQESSDSSRKLKRFHTFTTVEPEIFVGFQPDVDRLVGYLVDERDGSYPLISICGMGGLGKTTLAQKIYTHSTIKTYFTGLAWVSISQKWQTKQVLQRILICLAHERKEEILMMDDEKLVENLKEIQQKKKCLMVLDDIWSTDAWDSIKVAFATEKCLSKLIITTRNVDVAEYVNPKGLIHQPESLSADQSWQLLQLKALPTRGDFLDVARDYKRMEHMGREMVRYCAGLPLAIVILGGILVTKPSLVEWEKVYNDSLPSLKEGKGLGEKPQEQLFDILARSYNDLPPQLKMCFFYLGKYMEDEWIDAENLYQLWIAEGMVLSSDKREGETMMQVAESYMGELVHRSMVQVRSNDDLESSLTKFKSCSLHDLMRDLCLSKAKKEDFFEAIDLRGRNDFHLPVLAYTRQLVVHCHGKYSSKEAKSIISKKRNHQQYRSMLLMNGAECISLKPVLGLHFANFRLLRVLALDNVHLYPQIVSGARFGPSVGRVIGGLIYLRYLSARKSNLMIFPFIQNLVLLQTLKLDGYNDVPYPTKSRYILGKLAYLRHLYLPNWSYYKLEKNVVLRFNGLSKLETLENFNPLLCEVKDLPCLTSLQRLTIKAKDDDDDVEEMMTNLATLALSSFSSLRYWALDYDIWNEGSPNNPNILQQMFWNDKFNFQRLSIDGKLPEIGEMFEQQQQLNNPHIDASLICITKLKLSWSRLEKDPMPVLEKIPTLRDLDLHRAYNGSEMVCSAMGFPKLTRLQLVSLPNLVKWKMEEGSMPVLSVLKISGCCQLEELPQGLVFLNSLQKLILSSKLYDGVRVINGKQGPDFYKVANIPDLIIYQLEELPAHNREMARYLAQFQVTAQNVR; this is translated from the exons ATGGCTGAAGCAATTGTGTCCATTGTTGTCGGAAGGCTCACTGATTTATTGTCTGAAGAAGCTCAAGTACTGCATGGAGTgcaagatgaaattcaagaactGGTGACGGAGCTCATGCGGATCAAGACATTCTTACCGGATGCTAATTCACGGTTATATGACCAAAATATCCGAGTTCTGCTTGTGGATGTACGAGAGCTTGCCTATGATGCTGAACATGTTGTCGAAACTTTTCTTATCAAAGCTTCTTTTAATGAAAGGAAGAAAAGAAAACAAGAGAACAAGTGCAGAATAAAGATCAAAGATATGCAAAGAAAGATGTCTGTTATTTACAATCGTTTTGGTGATAATAATATCAAATCAACTTTAAAATCCCAGgaatcatcagattcatctcggAAGCTTAAGCGTTTTCACACTTTCACTACTGTTGAACCAGAGATATTTGTTGGATTTCAGCCTGATGTTGATCGCTTGGTGGGATATCTGGTGGATGAAAGGGATGGTTCTTATCCACTCATCTCGATTTGTGGAATGGGAGGTCTAGGTAAGACCACTCTCGCTCAGAAAATATACACTCATTCCACCATCAAGACATACTTTACAGGTTTAGCCTGGGTTTCTATTTCACAGAAATGGCAAACAAAACAGGTGTTGCAGCGAATTCTTATATGCCTCGCTcatgaaagaaaagaagaaattCTTATGATGGACGATGAAAAGTTAGTAGAAAATCTGAAAGAAATCCAGCAAAAGAAAAAATGCCTGATGGTCTTGGATGACATATGGTCAACTGATGCTTGGGATTCTATAAAGGTGGCGTTCGCAACTGAAAAATGTTTAAGCAAGTTAATTATTACAACTCGTAATGTTGATGTTGCTGAGTACGTAAATCCAAAAGGACTCATTCACCAACCAGAGTCTCTAAGCGCAGATCAAAGTTGGCAGCTACTTCAGTTGAAAGCACTGCCCACAAGAGGAGATTTTCTAG ACGTTGCCAGAGATTATAAAAGAATGGAGCACATGGGAAGAGAAATGGTTAGATATTGTGCTGGTCTTCCACTAGCTATAGTGATTTTGGGGGGAATTCTTGTCACTAAACCTTCGTTGGTAGAGTGGGAAAAGGTGTATAATGATAGTCTACCATCACTAAAAGAGGGGAAAGGGTTGGGAGAAAAGCCACAAGAACAACTATTTGACATTTTAGCTCGGAGTTACAATGATTTGCCACCTCAGTTGAAGATGTGCTTTTTTTATTTAGGTAAATATATGGAAGATGAATGGATAGATGCAGAAAATTTATATCAGTTGTGGATCGCTGAAGGGATGGTACTCTCCAGTGATAAAAGGGAAGGAGAAACAATGATGCAAGTTGCTGAATCTTACATGGGAGAACTGGTCCATAGGAGTATGGTTCAAGTGAGATCTAATGATGATTTGGAATCATCACTTACGAAGTTCAAAAGTTGTTCTCTTCATGACCTTATGAGAGATCTATGTCTATCCAAGGCAAAAAAAGAAGATTTTTTTGAAGCAATTGATCTTCGAGGAAGAAATGATTTTCATCTCCCCGTGTTGGCTTACACTCGACAACTTGTAGTACATTGTCATGGCAAATATAGCAGCAAAGAAGCTAAATCCATCATTTCCAAGAAACGCAATCACCAGCAGTATCGATCAATGTTACTTATGAATGGTGCTGAATGTATAAGTTTGAAACCAGTACTGGGGTTGCATTTTGCCAATTTTAGGTTGCTAAGAGTTTTGGCACTGGACAATGTTCACCTTTATCCACAAATTGTTTCAGGTGCTCGTTTTGGTCCTAGTGTTGGAAGAGTAATAGGCGGCCTTATTTACTTGAGATATCTTAGTGCTAGGAAATCTAATTTGATGATTTTTCCATTCATACAGAATCTGGTGCTGCTGCAGACTCTTAAACTAGATGGATACAATGATGTCCCTTATCCAACAAAGTCAAGATATATATTGGGAAAGTTGGCCTATTTGCGACATTTGTATCTTCCAAATTGGAGCTATTACAAGTTAGAGAAGAATGTTGTGTTAAGGTTCAATGGGTTGAGCAAATTAGAGACATTGGAGAATTTTAATCCTCTGTTGTGCGAGGTTAAGGATCTACCATGTTTAACTAGTCTTCAGAGGCTAACGATAAAAGCAAAAGATGATGACGATGATGTTGAAGAGATGATGACAAACTTAGCAACACTTGCCTTGTCATCATTTTCCAGTCTCCGATACTGGGCCCTTGATTATGATATATGGAATGAAGGGTCGCCAAATAATCCAAATATCCTCCAACAGATGTTCTGGAATGATAAGTTTAACTTTCAGAGGTTATCAATAGATGGCAAGCTCCCGGAAATAGGTGAAATGTTTGAGCAGCAGCAGCAACTTAATAATCCTCATATTGATGCATCTCTGATTTGTATCACCAAGTTAAAACTATCGTGGTCACGCCTAGAGAAAGATCCAATGCCAGTACTGGAGAAGATTCCAACTTTGAGGGATTTGGATTTGCATCGCGCATATAATGGAAGTGAAATGGTGTGCTCAGCCATGGGTTTCCCGAAACTCACCCGCCTTCAACTGGTGTCTCTTCCGAATTTAGTAAAATGGAAGATGGAGGAAGGAAGCATGCCGGTTCTCTCTGTGTTGAAAATTAGCGGATGCTGTCAGTTGGAGGAGCTTCCACAAGGACTCGTATTCCTCAATTCCCTTCAAAAACTAATTTTGTCTTCAAAATTATATGATGGGGTACGCGTGATAAATGGAAAACAAGGACCCGACTTTTACAAAGTTGCTAATATCCCTGATCTTATCATCTATCAGTTGGAGGAGCTTCCCGCTCATAACAGAGAAATGGCTCGTTATTTGGCACAATTTCAGGTTACGGCCCAAAATGTCAGATAA
- the LOC141697110 gene encoding serine/threonine/tyrosine-protein kinase HT1-like isoform X1, with the protein MANSCFNPFRLRKSRSKPLSVQSSSKLHLSNDMQNMERRRFDSLESWSMILDSENVETWEVTKEDQEEWTADLSQLFIGNKFASGAHSRIYRGIYKQRAVAVKMVRIPTHKEDTRVFLEQQFKSEVDLLSRLYHPNIVQFIAACKKPPVYCVITEYMSQGTLRMYLNKKEPYSLSTETILRLALDISRGMEYLHAQGVIHRDLKSNNLLLNDEMRVKVADFGTSCLETQSQESKGNMGTYRWMAPEMTKEKPYTRKVDVYSFGIVLWELTTSLLPFQGMTPVQAAFAVAEKNERPPIPASCQPALAHLIKRCWAANPAKRPDFSYIVSALEKYDECVREGLPLTLHLGLNSRNATLERLMGCVFLSSSSSSIPVHS; encoded by the exons ATGGCAAACTCATGCTTTAATCCATTTAGGCTTCGTAAATCACGGAGCAAACCATTGTCAGTCCAGTCATCCTCTAAACTCCACTTGAGCAATGACATGCAGAACATGGAGAGAAGGAGATTTGATAGTTTGGAGTCATGGTCAATGATTCTAGATTCTGAGAATGTTGAGACTTGGGAAGTTACGAAAGAGGATCAAGAAGAATGGACAGCTGATCTTTCTCAGTTGTTTATTGGTAACAAATTTGCTTCTGGGGCTCATAGTCGGATTTATCGGGGAATTTACAAGCAAAGGGCAGTTGCTGTAAAAATGGTTAGAATTCCGACTCATAAGGAGGATACAAGAGTGTTTCTTGAGCAGCAGTTCAAATCAGAAGTTGATTTGCTATCGCGACTGTATCATCCCAATATAGTGCAG TTCATTGCAGCTTGTAAGAAGCCTCCTGTGTATTGTGTCATTACAGAATACATGTCTCAAGGAACTCTACGCATGTACCTTAACAAAAAAGAGCCATACTCCCTTTCAACCGAAACTATTTTGAGGTTAGCCCTGGACATCTCCAGAGGGATGGAATATCTTCATGCACAAGGAGTGATCCACAGAGACCTGAAATCTAATAACTTGCTTCTAAATGATGAGATGCGCGTGAAGGTTGCAGATTTTGGTACATCTTGTCTTGAAACACAATCACAGGAGTCTAAAGGTAACATGGGAACTTATCGTTGGATGGCTCCAGAGATGACAAAAGAGAAGCCTTATACTCGTAAAGTCGATGTGTATAGTTTTGGGATTGTGTTGTGGGAGCTCACAACATCTTTGCTCCCTTTTCAGGGAATGACCCCTGTGCAGGCTGCATTTGCAGTTGCAGAAAAG AATGAGAGACCTCCAATACCTGCAAGTTGTCAGCCTGCACTTGCACACCTTATTAAACGATGCTGGGCTGCAAATCCGGCTAAACGTCCTGATTTCAGTTACATAGTTTCTGCTCTCGAGAAATATGACGAATGTGTCAGGGAAGGACTTCCTCTCACTCTCCACTTGGGACTCAACAGCAGAAATGCTACTCTTGAACGCTTAATGGGCTGCGTGTTCTTAAGCTCCTCGTCTTCATCAATACCTGTACATTCCTGA
- the LOC141697110 gene encoding serine/threonine/tyrosine-protein kinase HT1-like isoform X2, producing MERRRFDSLESWSMILDSENVETWEVTKEDQEEWTADLSQLFIGNKFASGAHSRIYRGIYKQRAVAVKMVRIPTHKEDTRVFLEQQFKSEVDLLSRLYHPNIVQFIAACKKPPVYCVITEYMSQGTLRMYLNKKEPYSLSTETILRLALDISRGMEYLHAQGVIHRDLKSNNLLLNDEMRVKVADFGTSCLETQSQESKGNMGTYRWMAPEMTKEKPYTRKVDVYSFGIVLWELTTSLLPFQGMTPVQAAFAVAEKNERPPIPASCQPALAHLIKRCWAANPAKRPDFSYIVSALEKYDECVREGLPLTLHLGLNSRNATLERLMGCVFLSSSSSSIPVHS from the exons ATGGAGAGAAGGAGATTTGATAGTTTGGAGTCATGGTCAATGATTCTAGATTCTGAGAATGTTGAGACTTGGGAAGTTACGAAAGAGGATCAAGAAGAATGGACAGCTGATCTTTCTCAGTTGTTTATTGGTAACAAATTTGCTTCTGGGGCTCATAGTCGGATTTATCGGGGAATTTACAAGCAAAGGGCAGTTGCTGTAAAAATGGTTAGAATTCCGACTCATAAGGAGGATACAAGAGTGTTTCTTGAGCAGCAGTTCAAATCAGAAGTTGATTTGCTATCGCGACTGTATCATCCCAATATAGTGCAG TTCATTGCAGCTTGTAAGAAGCCTCCTGTGTATTGTGTCATTACAGAATACATGTCTCAAGGAACTCTACGCATGTACCTTAACAAAAAAGAGCCATACTCCCTTTCAACCGAAACTATTTTGAGGTTAGCCCTGGACATCTCCAGAGGGATGGAATATCTTCATGCACAAGGAGTGATCCACAGAGACCTGAAATCTAATAACTTGCTTCTAAATGATGAGATGCGCGTGAAGGTTGCAGATTTTGGTACATCTTGTCTTGAAACACAATCACAGGAGTCTAAAGGTAACATGGGAACTTATCGTTGGATGGCTCCAGAGATGACAAAAGAGAAGCCTTATACTCGTAAAGTCGATGTGTATAGTTTTGGGATTGTGTTGTGGGAGCTCACAACATCTTTGCTCCCTTTTCAGGGAATGACCCCTGTGCAGGCTGCATTTGCAGTTGCAGAAAAG AATGAGAGACCTCCAATACCTGCAAGTTGTCAGCCTGCACTTGCACACCTTATTAAACGATGCTGGGCTGCAAATCCGGCTAAACGTCCTGATTTCAGTTACATAGTTTCTGCTCTCGAGAAATATGACGAATGTGTCAGGGAAGGACTTCCTCTCACTCTCCACTTGGGACTCAACAGCAGAAATGCTACTCTTGAACGCTTAATGGGCTGCGTGTTCTTAAGCTCCTCGTCTTCATCAATACCTGTACATTCCTGA
- the LOC141696570 gene encoding putative disease resistance protein At1g59620: MAESIVSIVVGRLTDLLSEDSQVLHGVQDEIQELVTELLRMKTFLRDADSRLGEEKIRILLAEVRELAYDAEHVVETFLVKASSSERKRRKQESKHKIKIRDFQRKIFVIYDHFGHYNIRSTLESSESSRKLKRFHTFTTVEPEIFVGFQADVDRLVGYLVDDSDDSYPLISICGMGGLGKTTLAQKIYNHSTIKTHFAGLAWVSISQKWQTRQVLQRIIIS, encoded by the coding sequence ATGGCTGAATCAATTGTGTCCATTGTTGTCGGAAGGCTCACTGATTTATTGAGCGAAGATTCTCAAGTACTGCATGGAGTgcaagatgaaattcaagaactGGTAACAGAACTCTTGCGGATGAAGACATTCTTAAGAGATGCTGATTCAAGGTTAGGTGAAGAAAAAATCCGAATTCTGCTTGCTGAAGTACGGGAACTTGCCTATGATGCTGAACATGTTGTCGAAACTTTTCTTGTCAAAGCTTCTTCCAGTGAAAGAAAGAGAAGAAAACAGGAGAGCAAGCACAAAATAAAGATCAGAGATTTCCAAAGAAAGATTTTTGTAATTTATGATCACTTTGGTCATTACAATATCAGATCAACGTTAGAATCATCAGAATCATCTCGAAAGCTAAAGAGATTTCACACTTTCACAACTGTTGAACCAGAGATATTTGTTGGATTTCAGGCAGATGTTGATCGATTGGTGGGATATCTGGTGGATGATAGCGATGACTCTTACCCGCTCATCTCTATTTGTGGGATGGGAGGCCTGGGTAAGACCACTCTCGCTCAAAAAATATACAATCATTCCACCATCAAGACTCACTTTGCTGGTTTAGCTTGGGTTTCCATTTCACAAAAGTGGCAAACGAGACAAGTGTTGCAGCGAATaattatatcttaa